From the genome of Colletotrichum higginsianum IMI 349063 chromosome 4, whole genome shotgun sequence, one region includes:
- a CDS encoding Pectin lyase: MFAKSLLLAAAALVQHAAAASAVSGTPEGFASGVTGGGSATAVTPTTNDELVSYLGDSEARVILLTKTFDFTDSEGTATETGCAPWGTASACQVAINKDKWCDNYQADAPTVSVTYNKAGLNPIKVASNKSIVGSGSKGVIVGKGLRIAGAKNVIIQNIKIENINPKYVWGGDAITLDTTDNVWIDHVTTSKIGRQHLVLGTSASGKVTVSNCDFDGESEFSATCDGYHYWTAYFAGSNDQITFKNNYVHHFSGRSPKVNGNSFVHAINNYWAETSGHAFEVDEGGYVLAEGNVFNGISTVLESGGAGATLAITSSNAAQCESKLGRACQANSLTGSGKFDGSDTSVLSKFGSADIPDAVAASSVSSSAAGFGKI, from the exons ATGTTTGCCAAGTCTCTCCTTctggccgctgccgccctcgtccagcacgccgctgccgcctccgccgtctccgGCACCCCTGAGGGGTTCGCCTCCGGCGTcacgggcggcggctcggccacggccgtcACCCCCACCACCAACGACGAGCTGGTCTCGTACCTCGGCGACAGCGAGGCCCGCGTCATCCTCCTGACCAAGACGTTCGACTTCACCGACTCCGAGGGCACCGCCACCGAGACCGGATGCGCGCCCTGGGGTACCGCCTCGGCGTGCCAGGTCGCCATCAACAAGGACAAGTGGTGCGACAACTACCAGGCCGACGCGCCCACCGTCTCCGTCACGtacaacaaggccggcctCAACCCCATCAAGGTCGCCTCCAACAAGTCCATCGTCGGCTCCGGCTCCAagggcgtcatcgtcggcaagGGCCTGCGgatcgccggcgccaagaaCGTCATCATCCAGAACATCAAGATCGAGAACATCAACCCCAAGTACGTCTGGGGCGGTGATGCCATCACCCTCGACACCACCGACAACGTTTGGATCGACCACGTTACC ACCTCCAAGATCGGCCGCCAGCACCTTGTCCTCGGCACCTCCGCCTCCGGCAAGGTGACCGTCTCCAACTGCGACTTTGACGGCGAGAGCGAGTTCTCCGCCACCTGCGACGGCTACCACTACTGGACCGCCTACTTCGCCGGCTCCAACGACCAGATCACCTTTAAGAACAACTACGTTCACCACTTCTCTG GCCGCTCCCCCAAGGTGAACGGCAACTCCTTCGTCCACGCCATCAACAACTACTGGGCCGAGACCTCGGGCCACgccttcgaggtcgacgagggcggctacgtcctcgccgagggcaaCGTCTTCAACGGCATCTCCACCGTCCTCGAgtccggcggcgccggagccaCCCTCGCCATCACCTCCTCCAACGCCGCCCAGTGCGAGTCCAAGCTCGGCCGCGCCTGCCAGGCCAACAGCCTCACCGGCTCGGGCAAATTCGACGGCTCCGACACCAGCGTCCTGTCCAAGTTCGGCTCCGCCGACAtccccgacgccgtcgccgcctcttccgtctccagcagcgccgccggcttcggcaaGATCTAA
- a CDS encoding Alcohol dehydrogenase has translation MSSSCPAPPTPVPVSDLLTLVITTSPTPSAPSTELLDAVFQSIRLHCGDLLACRIIVVLDTFERIGEVSRLKKGQVTGEGAEDFRKYKDNVKGLVLGAYGHRPDIKDELVQEQGEAEYGYNGRTASATTNMATYTLSRTQDFQVSFIEPSERLGFGLAVRTALRITTTPYVWIHQHDWTLVHDIPVAPILDVMKNNDVDGEGPVKYVCLASVRMLQYAETAHVQDFAHLRALTAKLKNDFTSHSYPGTKVPLTPMFFWHDKPHIASTQHYLSRVFPTRLAIPRGAFIEDTIGHRARTQMKEQGMWARWGCWLFYPGEGRQLCLRHLDGRRWRGAEAETTLKAMYKQTSRGSTPTPTPTHTEG, from the coding sequence ATGTCGTCCTCCTGCCCTGCACCGCCAACACCGGTACCGGTATCAGATCTGTTGACTCTCGTCATaacgacgtcgccgacacCCTCAGCCCCTTCAACCGAGCTCCTGGACGCGGTGTTCCAGTCCATCCGCCTCCACTGCGGCGACCTCCTGGCATGTCGCATTATCGTTGTCCTCGACACCTTTGAGCGCATAGGTGAAGTTTCTAGGTTAAAGAAAGGCCAAGTTACAGGGGAAGGGGCCGAAGACTTTCGAAAATATAAAGATAATGTCAAAGGTCTTGTCTTGGGGGCGTACGGGCATCGTCCAGACATCAAGGATGAGTTGGTTCAGGAGCAAGGCGAAGCCGAATATGGCTACAATGGCAGAACGGCATCCGCCACCACAAACATGGCGACATATACCTTGAGCCGGACGCAAGATTTCCAGGTTTCCTTCATCGAGCCATCGGAGAGGCTGGGCTTCGGATTGGCTGTGCGAACGGCTCTGAGGATAACGACGACGCCATACGTGTGGATCCACCAGCATGACTGGACGCTCGTCCACGACATACCCGTGGCACCGATACTGGACGTCATGAAGAACAACGATGTGGATGGAGAGGGGCCCGTGAAGTACGTCTGCCTCGCATCGGTGCGGATGCTTCAGTACGCCGAGACGGCTCACGTGCAAGACTTTGCGCATTTGCGGGCGTTGACTGCCAAGCTCAAGAACGACTTCACCTCACACTCGTACCCCGGGACCAAGGTGCCGCTGACACCCATGTTCTTCTGGCACGACAAACCGCACATCGCCTCGACGCAACACTACCTGTCCCGGGTTTTCCCGACGCGGCTGGCAATACCAAGGGGCGCCTTCATCGAGGACACGATCGGGCACCGCGCGAGAACGCAGATGAAGGAACAGGGCATGTGGGCGAGATGGGGCTGCTGGCTGTTTTATCCGGGCGAGGGCAGGCAGTTATGTCTGAGGCATTTAGATGGCAGACGTTGGAGAGGCGCGGAGGCGGAAACTACTCTCAAGGCGATGTATAAACAGACAAGCAGAGggtcaacaccaacaccaacaccaacacaTACGGAGGGTTGA
- a CDS encoding Wsc domain containing protein produces the protein MQPLEQKSLLATNRPEWSTDIRRHEEEYEMDSSFGQRMEHSQPSNASSYVENGLHPVPESASDKIVGGPQYHQYKQYSQVPTSGGQPIEPVTQKRRICGVGKAVFVLWCILGFLLAVLCVVAGVFGSMIARQDERILELKNVAATQTTQPDTNATSTTAAPAATTTWVEVANWEYIGCYLDSADRAFPDKYTLIDNQTNRLCAAACADYEYFGTQFGDQCYCSSTPPETAAPAWNCDMHCNGAQTSEICGGYFFLSAWKKKTT, from the exons ATGCAGCCTCTTGAACAAAAGTCGTTGCTTGCTACCAACCGACCGGAGTGGTCGACGGATATTCGACGGCACGAAGAAGAATACGAGATGGATTCTTCGTTCGGGCAGAGGATGGAGCACAGCCAGCCCAGCAATGCGTCGTCGTATGTCGAGAATGGGCTGCACCCTGTCCCAGAGTCCGCGTCGGACAAGATCGTTGGCGGGCCGCAATACCATCAGTACAAGCAGTACAGCCAGGTGCCCACCTCGGGGGGTCAGCCCATCGAGCCCGTCACACAGAAGAGGAGGATATGTGGTGTGGGCAAGGCGGTGTTTGTACTATGGTGTATCTTGGGTTTCTTGCTCGCTGTTCTATGCGTCGTCGCTGGCGTCTTTGGCAGCATGATTGCGAGGCAAGACGAGCGGATACTGGAACTCAAGAACGTCGCAGCGACGCA AACCACACAACCAGACACCAACGCCACgtcgacgacagcggcgccagcggcgacaacgacgtGGGTCGAGGTCGCTAACTGGGAGTACATCGGGTGTTACCTGGACAGCGCGGACCGCGCGTTCCCGGACAAGTACACGCTCATCGATAACCAGACGAACCGGCTGTGCGCGGCCGCGTGCGCCGACTACGAGTACTTCGGCACCCAGTTCGGGGACCAGTGCTACTGCTCCAGCACGCCGCCGGAGACGGCCGCGCCGGCGTGGAACTGCGACATGCACTGCAACGGCGCGCAGACGTCGGAGATCTGCGGCGGATACTTCTTCTTGAGCgcgtggaagaagaagacgactTGA